GCCCGCCGTAAAGTGTGGGATCAAGTTGGCACAAGGGCGCGGCACCGCATCGCGACTGACCAAGTTGAAGGGGAAAGGGCAGTGTTTTCACTGGTTCCAGGTGCGCTCGCGCGCGCCATATTGATTGCGATGCTGGTCGCCACGCCCTCTCTGGTCGTGCCGTCCACAGGTGCGGATACCGCACAGATCGTAATCGTGCTCTCGATCCTTGCAGGGTTTATGACCTTTATCGAATATTACGGCAAATATCCCAGCATCATCGAGTTCCGTTTTGCCCCGCCCTTCAACCGCGCCAAGTTTTTCGCGCTGACGATCATTCTTGTCTCGCTGGCGATGATCGTGCGGGGCACCACCCACCCGACCGAAGCGACCGAATGGTTGACACACCTGGGCCGGGGTCTGGGTGAGGCGATTGATTTTCCCTATTCGCCCGTGCGTCTGGTGGTTCTGATGATGCCCGCCGATGCCGATGCCGCATTGATTGACATGGTGCGGATCGCCTCGGGGATTTCCTATACCGTGTCGCTGGTGATGATCCTCTATTTCGTGACGTTGGTGCGATTTCTGGGCTGGCCTGCGCGCTCGGGCGCGTTCAATGTCTGGATCAACCTGCCGCTTTTTGATCCCACGGGGGGCGGCGATGTGCTGCACCGTTTGCGCCGGGATGCCGGTCTTAATGTTGTATTAGGATCTTTGCTGCCATTCTTGATTCCAGCAGCGGTGCGCGCGGCCTCGGATTTGATTGATCCGATTTCGATCGCGCAACCGCAAACCTTGATCTGGACGATGGCCGCATGGGCGTTTCTTCCTGCCAGTATGTTGATGCGCGGTATCGCGATGGGTCGGATTGCCGACATGATCGAGGACAAGCGCCGCCGCGCCTATGCCGAAGGCGACGCATTGACAGCCAAGGGGCTGCAAGGCGCCTGATCGCGGGGCTTTGCGCGCTTCTTCTTTGCGCTTGGCCCGCATATGCAGACAGGCTGCGTCTGGCGAGTTGGAATGTGGATCTGGAGCGCGCGGGGCCGGGGCTCCTGTTGCGGGATTTGCGGCGGGGCGAGGATGCGCAGATTGCGGCAATAACGCATGTGCTGGCGCAAACACAGCCCGATATTCTGGTTTTGCAGGGGGTGGATTACGACCTTGACCTGCTTGCGCTGAGCGCGCTGCGCGACCGTATTTCCGAAGGGGGCGGGCCGCGATACGAACACCTCTTTGCCCGTACCCCCAATGCCGGTCTCGCAACCGGGCTTGACATGGATGGCGACGGGCGGCGCGGCGGGCCGCGCGATGCCCAGGGCTATGGTGATTTCACCGGTCAGGGGGGCATGGCGATTTTGTCGCGCTATCCTGTGGATCAGCCGGGCGCGCAGGATTTCAGTGCAGTCCTCTGGCGCGACCTGCCCGGCGCGCTGTTGCCCCTGCGGGACGGCCAACCCTTCCCGTCAGAGGCGGCTCAGGCCGTGCAGCGCCTCGCGTCGCGCGGGCAGTGGGTGGTGCCGGTGCTGCTGCCCTCTGGGGCGCTTCAGGTGATGACCTTTCACGCCACACCGCCGGTGTTTGACGGGCCAGAGGATCGGAACGGGCGACGCAACCATGATGAACTCCGGTTCTGGCAGCTTTATCTGGATGGGGCGTTCGGGCCGCCGCCGCGGGGGGGCTTCGTGCTCATGGGCCATGCCAATCTTGACCCGGAGGCGGGTGGCGGGCGGCCAGAGGCACTGCGCGCGCTGCTGGCCGATCCGCGCCTGCAAGACCCCCGCCCACTGCGCCCCGGAGCGGCGGAACCACCACTTGCGACCGTTCACTGGCCGCCCCCCGGCCCCGGTACGCGGCGGGTGTCCTATATCCTGCCCGCCGCCGATCTGAGCGTCACGGGTGCCGGCGTGCATTGGCCGCCCGAGGGCACGCCAGAGGGGGATTTGGCCGCCACCGCCAGCCGTCATCGGCTGGTCTGGGTCGATCTGAGCCTGCCATGACATCGGGGTTTCTTGACCATTGCGGGGCTTGCGTATAGGCCAACGGGCAACATCAAACGCAAGCCAAGGAAACGCCCCATGAGCAACCCATCGCTTCTTATTCTGCCCGGTGACGGGATCGGCCCCGAGGTCATGGCCGAGGTGGTCAAGATCATTGACTGGTACGGGGCCAAGCGAGGGATGGCGTTTGACGTGTCCGAGGATCTTGTGGGCGGTGCCGCCTATGACAAGCACGGCACGCCGCTGCATGACGACACGATGGCAAAGGCACAAGAGGTCGATGCCGTGCTGTTGGGGGCCGTCGGTGGGCCGAAATATGACAACCTCGATTTCAGCGTCAAGCCTGAGCGCGGCCTGTTGCGCCTGCGCAAGGAAATGGACCTATTTGCCAACCTGCGCCCGGCGCAATGCTTTGACGCGCTGGCGGATTTTTCGAGCCTCAAGCGCGATGTGGTGGCCGGTCTCGACATCATGATCGTGCGGGAATTGACCTCTGGCATCTATTTCGGCGAGCCGCGCGGCATTTTCACCGAAGGCAATGAGCGGGTCGGCATCAACACGCAGCGCTATACCGAGAGCGAGATTGACCGCGTGGCGCGCGCGGCCTTCGAATTGGCGCGCAAGCGGGGCAACCGTGTCTGTTCGATGGAAAAGGCCAATGTGATGGAATCGGGCGTGCTGTGGCGCGAGGTTGTGCAAAAGGTGCATGACGCCGATTACCCGGATGTCGAGCTGAGCCACATGTATGCGGACGCGGGCGCCATGCAGCTTTGCCGCTGGCCCAAGCAGTTCGACGTGATCGTGACCGACAACCTCTTTGGGGATCTCTTGTCGGATGCGGCGGCGATGCTGACGGGATCGCTGGGCATGCTGCCGTCGGCTTCGCTTGGTTTGCCGATGGCCAATGGCCGGCCCAAGGCGCTTTATGAGCCGGTGCATGGCTCTGCCCCCGATATTGCCGGTCAGGGCAAGGCCAACCCGATTGCCTGTATCCTCAGCTTTGCCATGGCGCTGCGCTATTCGTTTGACCAAGGGGCCGAGGCGACGCGGCTGGAGAAGGCTGTGGAGCAGGTGCTGGCGGACGGTCTGCGCACCGCTGATCTCTTGGGTGAGGATGGTGTGACGCCGGTGTCGACCACTGAGATGGGCGATGCGATTGTGGCGGCGCTTGACGCGAGCCTCTGAGGCAAACGCAGGTTCAACACGGAGAGGCCCGCCACTTGTGCGGGCCTTTTTTGTTGGGGGTGCACGGCGTAGGTTTGGCTGAGTGCTGGTGGCCATGGCCACAAGGGATGAGCCGCGCAGCGCCCGTCCGCCGGGTGGGCGTTGCAACCTTATCGGCTGGCACTTGATGCTTGCCAAACACTTCCGCGTTATCAATCGTGTATGACGTTGCAAAAGCGCCCGCCCGGTGGGGCGGACGGGCGCTGCGCGGCGGCGCGTGCCGCGCCTTGATTCCGCGCATTGACGATTGAGGCCAGCGTCAGCCCAATAAAAATTGCCGCCGGAGAAGACCCCGGCGGCTTGCACTCGTGACCTGCGAACCTTTAGAAAAACCCGAGCTTGTTGGGGTTGTAGCTGACCAGCATGTTCTTGGTCTGCTGGTAATGATCCAGCATCATCTTGTGATTTTCGCGCCCGATGCCCGACTGCTTGTAGCCGCCAAAGGCCGCATGGGCCGGGTAGGCGTGATAGTTGTTGACCCAGACGCGGCCCGCCTCGACAGCGCGGCCAAAGCGATAGGCGCGGGTGCCATCGCGGGTCCAGACACCGGCGCCAAGGCCATACATCGTGTCATTGGCAATGGCGAGCGCCTCGGCCTCGTCCTTGAAGGTGGTCACGGACACGACCGGACCAAAGATTTCCTCTTGGAACACGCGCATCTTGTTGTGCCCCTTGAGGATGGTCGGCTGGATGTAATAGCCGCCCGCAATCTCGCCGTTAAAGCGCGCGGCGTCGCCGCCCACCAGCACCTCGGCCCCCTCTTCCACGCCGATGGTGAAATAGGACATGATCTTGTCAAACTGCTGCTGGCTGGCCTGTGCGCCGACCATGGTCGCCATCTCGCGCGGGTCACCCTGCTGGATCGCCTTCACGCGGGCAATGCAGCGCGCGATGAACTCCTCGTAGATGTCTTCCTGGATCAGTGCGCGGGATGGGCAGGTGCAAACCTCACCCTGGTTAAAGGCAAAAAGAACAAAGCCTTCGACCGCCTTGTCGAGAAAGGCGTCATCGGCGGCCATCACATCCGAAAAGAAGATATTGGGGGATTTGCCGCCCAGTTCCAGCGTCACGGGAATGAGGTTTTCGGTTGCGGCCTGCATGATCTTGCGGCCCGTCGCGGTCGAGCCGGTAAAGGCAATCTTGGCGATACGGGTGGATTTGGCGAGCGGCGCGCCCACCTCTGCCCCCATGCCGTTGAGGATGTTGAGCACACCGGCAGGCAGCAGATCAGCGATGAGTTCGACAAGAACCATGATCGCGGCGGGGGTCTGTTCGGCGGGTTTCAGCACGATGCAATTGCCAGCGGCCAAGGCCGGGGCCAATTTCCATGCCGCCATCAGGATCGAGAAGTTCCACGGGATGATCTGGCCCACGACGCCCAAGGGTTCGTGGAAATGATAGGCGACCGTGTCATGGTCGATCTCGGACATGGTGCCCTCTTGCCCGCGCAAGACGCCCGCGAAATAGCGGAAATGGTCGATGGCGAGCGGGATATCGGCATGGGTCGTCTCGCGGATGGGCTTGCCATTGTCCCAGGTTTCGGCCTGCGCCAGAAGGTCAAGATTGGCCTCGAGCACATCGGCAATCTTGAGCAGGGTGTTGGAACGATCCGCAGCAGAGGTGCGGCCCCACGCCTCGCGCGCGGCATGGGCGGCATCAAGTGCGCGTTCCACATCCATCGCGTCAGAGCGCGCAACTTCGCAGATCACTTCGCCGGTGATGGGCGTGATATTGTCGAAATAGCGGCCATTGACGGGGGGCACGAATGTGCCGCCGATGAAATTGTCATAGCGGGTTTTGAAGGGGGAAGCATAGCTGCCCGCGACTTGGGTCATCTCATTCATTGGGGGTCCTCCGGTTACGCCCGGTCCTCCGCCGGGAATGACCAGAGCATGCGCCCTACCCCGCCTTGCGTCACCGGGGGGACGGGGCACAGGGATGCCCATCTGTCTCAGGACTGAGACACCTCAATGCAGGTTTTCACCGATCCCCAGCCGTTTCATCCGGCGATAGAGCGTGGCGCGCCCGATCCCAAGCGCGCGCGCCGCCTCGGACACATTGCCAGAGGTACGGGCAAGGGCGCGAATCACCGCTGCCCGCTCGGCCCGCTCAAAGCCGCTGGGGCCCTCGTCGCGGCCAAAGATATCAGAGGCGGGGATGGGTCGGATCGGGCCGATGGCCCCCAGATTGAACGCCTTGCGCGCGGCGCGGGTGGCCCCCACGACGATGTCATCGGCATCGACCGCGAGCAGCATCGCGGCCTCGGTCTCGTCATGGTCGGCGTAAAGGATGCGGGCGCGCGGATGGGCGGCACGGAAATTGTCGGCCTCGATCTGGCGGGCGGTCTGGGCCACCATCGCGGCGATGAGGCGGTTAAACGCCTCGGTCTGGTCGGAACGGGCAGAAGAGACATCGAGCGCACCGATGATGCGCCCATCCGCGCCATAGATCGGCGCGTCCATACAGCTCATGGCGGTGTTTCGCGCCAGAAAATGCTCATCGCGGTGGATGATGACGCGGCGATCCTCGGCGAGGCAGGTGCCGATGCCGTTGGTGCCCTCGGACGCCTCGGACCAGTCAGCCCCCTGCCAGAGGCCCCAATCCTGAAAGATCGCGGCATCCCCCTGCGCACAGCGCTGATCGAGCACGACGCCCTCGGCATCGGTCAAAAGCACGGCGCAGCCCGAATGGCCGACAAGGCCAAAAAGCTGGTCGAGTTTGGGGGCGGCGACCTGCAGGAATTGCGCCTGCGCACCTTGGCGCGTCGCCAGATCGCTGGCCTCGACACGCCCCGGCGCGCGGCGTTCGGCCGGGTCCAGACCATGCTTGAGCATCGAGCGCCGCCACGACGCCGCGATCCGCGACCGTGCGGGCGCAGTGGCGGAGTGTGAGTCCTCGAGAACCTTGTCGATATGGGTGCGGCGGTGGGTGATCTGGCAGGCTCCGGTGGTATCCGTTGTGGTGGAATAGCCCTTTAGACGCCGCAGGTCCCTGCCCTGTCAATCCGACCTTCGGACCAGTCAGGCAGGGCGGGCGAAAGACCGTGAAACCCCTTGCAATGCCCCGCCACGCGGTATAATCGCCTGTCTCACGGTCGGGCTGTAGCGCAGCCTGGTAGCGCACCTGCTTCGGGAGCAGGGGGTCGGAGGTTCGAATCCTCTCAGCCCGACCAGTGATAGTTCCCAAACGATAGCCGCATGAAAAAGGCCCCTTTCGGGGCCTTTGGTTTGTTTGCTTTGGTCCGCGTTTCGCCGGATCAAAAGGGGGCAGCCTGCGCCGCCCCCCCGTGCCCATGATCAGAGGAACGTAAAGCTGTCGAGCGTCAGATCCGCTGCCAGCACGTCCACGAAGAGGACGCCGTTATCATTGACGGTGAACTGCGCACCTTGGTCCGTATCGACAATGCCAAGGGCGTCAAGGTAGCCCTGAAGGCCGTTGCCGCCGTTGTCGAGGCCATCAACGCGGATAAAGACGGTATCTACACCCGCCTCGAAATCGGTGATGTTTTCGAAACTGCCCGCGACAAATTCGTTGAACACGAAGACATCTGCGCCCTCGCCGCCCGACATGATGTCGTTGCCAGCACCGCCATTGATCGTGTCATCCCCTGCGCCGCCGAGGATGAAGTCATTCCGCCCGCCACCAGCGATAAAGTCATTCCCGTCACTGCCGAAGAGATCGTCATCGCCTTCGCCGCCGCCGATCACGTCATCGCCCGCGCCGCCCTCGATCGTATCCCGGCCTGCGCCGCCGCCAATGACGTCATCGCCAGCGCCCGCGTCAATGCTGTCGCTGCCAAAGCTGCCAGAGATCGAGTCATTGTCCGCACCACCGTTGAGCGTGTCATCGCCAGCACCGCCGCTGATCAGGTCATTGCCATCACCGCCTTCGACGATGTCATTGCCTTGGCCCGCGCCGATCACGTCATCGCCAGCACCGCCGTCGATCGTATCATCGCCCAAGCCGCCGCCGATGCGGTCATTGCCAGCCTCACCGAGCACGACATCATTGCCAGCGCTGGCCGCCAGAACGTCATCGCCAGAGCCGCCTTCGATCGTGTCATCCCCGGCGCCGCCGGCAACGCTGTCATTGCCAGCGCCCGCCAGTGCAAGTTCGCCAGCATCGGACAATGTGGTCAGAGACGACCCGCCGTTCGAGAAGAGAGCACTCCAACGCTCTTGGGCGCTGGCCGCAACCTGCTCGCCCACTTGGAGACCGAACAAGTTACCGTCCTGAATATGGATGCCCCCAAAGATACGCGATTGTCCCGCCTCTTGGGCTGCCTCGCTCAGGGTGTTCCAACGCAGGACGATGGGATCACCGCCGTCGGCGCGATCTTCGAAGGTCAGCTCGGAGGTGATGAATTCGCCAATCAGGTCCGCACCTGCGACACCGTCGAGATCATAGTTGCTGACGCTGGTGCCATCGTAATAGACATCGCTGCCCAGATAGGCGGCCAAGGTCCGCGCGGCGGCTGTCGAGAAGGTCGAGTGGCCCGAGACGAATTCGGGGAACGGCGGTGTGGGCGCCGTTACGTTCTGATACGGCAGCCATTCCTGACCAAGGATGGTTTGTGTGCCCTGGTTCGGACCACCCCATGCCTGAACTTCCTGATCAAAGAACAGATCACGAATAGCCGAATAGGGGCGGATATAGGTATAGGTATACTTCGCCTCCCATGTCGCGATCCCGGCATCAAAAATGGCCGTGCTGAGCGCAAAGAACATCTCTGCGTCCTGCGCATTGCCATGGCCATCGCGCAGTGCAAGATCCTGTGCAATCTGGAACCAGTGACCCGGAGGGGTTTCGCCGCGCGGGCCATTCGCCCAGTATTCGGCAATCAGCTTTTGCTCGTCGGTCAGGTTGGCAGAGATTTCAAGCACCTCGGTGACCTGATCGCGATAGGCCTGATCGCCTGTCGTCACATTGCCAAGCCCGTCGACATATTCGGAAAAGTCGCCCAATTGCGGCGGTGCAGGCGGACGGAACTGATCGTTCGAGTCGAGCGCAAAGCTGTCAACGCCGCCCCAATGCGGGGTCAGCGCGCGTTGATCCTTGAACGTGCTGGGATCGTCATTGTCGAAAATCGGAATGCCATTGTCATCGGTCAGCGTGCCATTGGGCTCGCGCAGCGGCTGCCACTGATTGGGATCGAAATTCTCGCCACCGGGCGCGCGATCCGAGGTCGGATCGGCCTCGTTCACCGGCACGAAGCCCGTGGTATCGGCAAATCCGTTCGCCGCGTTCGAGCCGTCATTGGCACGGGCGGCGAACACGTTTTGCGCGGCCAGATTGCCAAGACCGGCCGCGGTGTCCGGATCGGTCGAGACATTGGCAGGATCATAGCCCAATTCGACAAGGAAGGCCTCGAAATCAGCAGCGCGGGCCGGATGAAGCTGGCTCATCACCGTGAAAGCGGCATAGCTGATCGCTTCGGCGAGGTTGGCATCGTTATTCTCAAGCGAGGTTTCGATGTCAGAGTAGTGACCAGAGGCCGACGGTGCCAAGGCAGCGTAGGCATCATAAATCGCAGCATTTGCAAGGTGCAGTTGGTAGGTGGTCGGTGTCGGGGCTGGTCCCCCTTCGCGGATTACTTGAAGCTGAAGCTCATTCCACTGAGCGACGACAGATTGTTGAATAGGTTCCATGAATTGTTCCTGTTGGTCAAAAGGGAGCCATCACTGTTCACATAAATTGACGGTGGGTAACGTTTGCGTGTAAATCCGATCCAGATCAAGACCTTTGTAATAAGGGTCCTGTAGCGAGGCAGAATGCCCTCGATTTCAGCCGTGACGTTGCACAGACGCTAAGCAGCCGCCCCCTATAACGAGCAGTCACCGCGCGACATATGATGTAAAGTTGTGGGGGCACGTATCCCTGCCAGAGAGAGTCGCAATGCCCCTCAGGCTGAGGCGCGCTCGACCCCTTCTTCGATGGCGGCGCGCAGTTTGCGTTCAAGCGCGGCGCGCTTGCTGTCTGAGTGGAATTTCAGCCCGAACATATCCTTGACATAAAACGTATCAACCACCTGTTCGCCAAAGGTCGCGATCACGGCAGAGGCGATATAGACGTTGTTGGCGGCCAAGGTCCGCGTAAGATCGTAGAGCAGGCCGGGGCGGTCGCGGGTATCCACCTCGATGATCGTATAGATTTCAGAGCCATCGTTATCAAAGGTGATATGGGTGGGCACGCGAAAGGCGCGCTCGCGCTTCTTGAGCTTGTCGCGGGATTTGATCGCCTCGCGGGGAACCACCTCGCCTTTGAGGGTCTTTTGGATCATGTTGCGCAGGCGCGGCAGGCGGTCGGCTTCAAAGGGGTGCCCATCGGCGTCCTGTATCCAGAAGACCGCAGTGGCAAAGCCATCCTTGGACGTATAGGTGCGCGCGTCCACCACATTGGCCCCGACCAGCGCCAAGGCCCCCGCCAGACGCGAAAAGATACCCGGATGATCGGCCAGCGCGAAACAGGCGCGGGTGGCATCGCGATCCTCGTCAATCGCCAGATCAATGGCAATCTCATCCTCGGTCAGATTGTGCAGCAGGCGGGCAAAGACCACATGCGCGGTAACATGCAGCCCCTGCCAATAGGGCGGATAATGGCGCGAGGTCTCGTGCTTGAGGTCCTTGGCATCCCAATCCGGCAGCGCCTCGCGCAGGTTGCGCTTGGCATCCGAGCCGCGCTGTTCACGGTTGAGATCCTCAAGCCCGCCTTCCATGGCGCGGCGGGTCTGGCGGTAAAGGGCGCGCAAGAGCGACGCCTTCCAATTGTTCCAGGTGCCGGGGCCAACGCCGCGAATATCACAGACCGTGAGCAAGAGCAGCAGGTCAAGCCGTTCGCGAGTTTGCACCGCCTTGGCAAAATCGCGCACGGTGCGGGGATCGGCGATATCGCGTTTCTGCGCCATGTCAGACATCAGAAGGTGATAGCGCACCAGCCATTCAACGGTATCCACCTCGCGCGGTTTCAGCCCCAGACGGGGCCCGACACGGCGGGCGATGCGCGCGCCAAGGATGGCGTGATCCTCTTCACGGCCCTTGCCGATGTCATGCAGGAGGAGCGCCACATAGAGCACGCGGCGGTTGATCCCTTCTTTGAGAATTGACGAGGACACCGGCAATTCCTCGATCAGCTCGCGCCGCTCGATCTGGGCCAAGTGGCTGATACATTGGATGATATGCTCATCCACCGTGTAATGGTGATACATATTGAACTGCATCATCGCGACGATGGGTTCAAATTCCGGGATAAAGGCCGAGAGCACGCCCAATTCGTTCATACGCCTGAGCGCGCGTTCCGGGTTGCCATGTTTCAGCAGCAGGTCGAGAAAAAGCTTTTGCGCGGCAGGGTCGTTGCGCATGCTCTCGTCGATCAGCCGGATATTGGCCGAAACCAGCAGCATCGCATCGGGATGGATCAAGAGGCCGGTGCGCAGCGCCTCTTCGAACAGGCGCAAAAGATTGAGCGGGTCGGTGAGAAAGCTTTTGGGATCGGCGATACCAAGGCGGCCGTGCACCTCGACATAGCCCTCTTTCAGGGTCTTGCGGCGGCGCAAAAGGCGTTGCAAGAGCGGCTCAGACTTGATCTGCGTCGCCTCAAGCTTGGTCAGGAAAATCCGCGTGAGATCGCCGACGGCAGTGGCGTGGCGAAAATAGTCCTGCATGAAGATTTCCACCCCACGCCGGGCGGCGGTATCCTTGTAGCCCATGCGCTGCGCCACCTCGACCTGCATGTCAAAGGTGAGCTGGTCATTGGGCCGCCCGATGATCAGATGCAGATGGCACCGCACCGCCCAAAGAAAATTCTCGGCCTTGGAAAAGGTGGCGAATTCCTCGGGCGTGAACATGCCCAAGGCCACCAGCTCGCTTACGTCACGAACACGGTGCAGGTATTTGGCGATCCAGAACAGCGATTGCAGGTCGCGCAATCCGCCCTTGCCCTCTTTGACATTGGGCTCGACCATATAGCGCTCGCCCTGCTTTTCATGGCGCGCGTCGCGTTCCGCGAGCTTGGCCTCGGTAAAGGCGCGCTCCGAGCCTTTGAAGAGGTCATTCCAGAGGCGCTGGTTGAGCTTTTCGGCCAGATCCCCCTCGCCCGCGAGAAAGCGGTTTTCGAGGAGCGCTGTGCGGATCGTGTAATCCTCGCCACCAAGGCGCAAACAATCGCGGATGGTCCGGCTGGAATGCCCGACCTTGAGCCGCAGATCCCACAGCATGTAGAGCATGGATTCAATCACGCTCTCGGCCCAGGGGGTGATCTTGTAGGGCGTGAGGAACAACAGATCGACATCGGAATGCGGTGCCATCTCGCCGCGACCATAGCCGCCCACGGCAAAGACGGCGATGCGCTCGGCCTCGGTCGGGTTGGGCAGCGGGTGCATGACACGGGTGGCCACATCAAGCGTGGTCAGGATCAAACAATCCGTGAGCCAGCAATAGGAGCGGGTGGCGGGACGCGCGGCAAAGGGCTGTGCCGCCAGCCCCTCAGCTATCGCATCGCGACCTTGGGTGATCCGTGTGCTGAGGCAGGCCACAACCCCACGCCGAAGCGCGCCCATGTCTGGCCCCGCCTCGGCCACGGCCCGCGCGATCTCTGCCGCAACGGCGGGAATGTCGAAAATCGTTTCGGCAGGACAGATCAGATCATCCCGCGCCGTGATGAGTTGAATCATGTCCGACGTTTCGCACCCTCGTCAGAGGTTGGTGCCATGATGCGCATTGGGATCAAAATCCGGCCCCGCCAAAGCTTTGGGGGGCGGGGGACAGGATCGTCACGCGCCGGTCGCGGATCGTGGCCACGGCCAGTCCGCGCTCGTTGCTGCCATCGGGGCGGAAACGGAAAACACCGCTGACGCCCTGAAACCCGGCCGATTGGGTTAGCGCCGCGCGGCCCAAAGCCTCGCGGTTGCCGGATTTGACCAAGGCCCCGACCGCAGCAATGCCATCATAGGACAGGCTTGCGATGGGATGGGGGACATTGCCATAGGCGGCGCTGAAGCGCTGGGTGAACTGGCTTGCACGGGCCGGGTCCGGTAGGGCGAACCACCCGCCCTGCACCCCCGGCAGATCAAGCGTCTGCGGCGGGGTATCCCAACGCGACAGGCCAATATACTGCACCCGGTCCGGGCCAAGCCCGTTTTCAGGCAGCATTTGGGTAAAGAGCGGCAGGGCCCCCGCGGAATTCGCCGTGAGGAAAATCGCATCGGCAGCATTGGTTTCGGCGGCAGTCTTGATCTTGGGGATGGCGTCAATCACGCCCTCTTGCGAGAATTCATAGCCCACGCTGCCCGCCAAGGTCGCGCCATTGTCGCGCACCGCCTGCTCAATGGCTGTGCGGCCAAGCTGACCCGCGAGATTGTCGGAATAGACCGCCATGATGCGGGATTTCTGTTGCCGGGTGGCAAAATCCGCAAGCCGGTTGGCCGTATTCTGAAAGGTCTGCCCAAGGATGAAAAGATTTCCGCCCGCAATGGTCGGATTGTTGGAAAAGGCCAGCACGTTGATGTTGCGCGGGGCCATGGCGACCGCCACGGCATTGGCCGATTCGGCATGGAGCGGCCCGATGATGATCCGCGCGCCGTCAGCGGCGGCATTGAGCGCGGCCTGCTGCGCCTGTCCGGCTTGACCAGCGGTGCCATAGACGCGCAGGTCGATCTGCACGCCTGCAAGGTCCGCAACCGCCAACCGCGCCGCGTTTTCAAGATCGCGCGCCAACTGCGCCTCTTGCGCATCCGCACTGCCATGCGGCACGAGCAAGGCCACCGGAACCGGCCCCG
The nucleotide sequence above comes from Roseovarius mucosus. Encoded proteins:
- a CDS encoding [protein-PII] uridylyltransferase, which produces MIQLITARDDLICPAETIFDIPAVAAEIARAVAEAGPDMGALRRGVVACLSTRITQGRDAIAEGLAAQPFAARPATRSYCWLTDCLILTTLDVATRVMHPLPNPTEAERIAVFAVGGYGRGEMAPHSDVDLLFLTPYKITPWAESVIESMLYMLWDLRLKVGHSSRTIRDCLRLGGEDYTIRTALLENRFLAGEGDLAEKLNQRLWNDLFKGSERAFTEAKLAERDARHEKQGERYMVEPNVKEGKGGLRDLQSLFWIAKYLHRVRDVSELVALGMFTPEEFATFSKAENFLWAVRCHLHLIIGRPNDQLTFDMQVEVAQRMGYKDTAARRGVEIFMQDYFRHATAVGDLTRIFLTKLEATQIKSEPLLQRLLRRRKTLKEGYVEVHGRLGIADPKSFLTDPLNLLRLFEEALRTGLLIHPDAMLLVSANIRLIDESMRNDPAAQKLFLDLLLKHGNPERALRRMNELGVLSAFIPEFEPIVAMMQFNMYHHYTVDEHIIQCISHLAQIERRELIEELPVSSSILKEGINRRVLYVALLLHDIGKGREEDHAILGARIARRVGPRLGLKPREVDTVEWLVRYHLLMSDMAQKRDIADPRTVRDFAKAVQTRERLDLLLLLTVCDIRGVGPGTWNNWKASLLRALYRQTRRAMEGGLEDLNREQRGSDAKRNLREALPDWDAKDLKHETSRHYPPYWQGLHVTAHVVFARLLHNLTEDEIAIDLAIDEDRDATRACFALADHPGIFSRLAGALALVGANVVDARTYTSKDGFATAVFWIQDADGHPFEADRLPRLRNMIQKTLKGEVVPREAIKSRDKLKKRERAFRVPTHITFDNDGSEIYTIIEVDTRDRPGLLYDLTRTLAANNVYIASAVIATFGEQVVDTFYVKDMFGLKFHSDSKRAALERKLRAAIEEGVERASA
- a CDS encoding penicillin-binding protein activator, which gives rise to MFAVLHIIRKSVATLALRPFLMLAALVLAACQPVSVAAPGGGGTAPSGPVPVALLVPHGSADAQEAQLARDLENAARLAVADLAGVQIDLRVYGTAGQAGQAQQAALNAAADGARIIIGPLHAESANAVAVAMAPRNINVLAFSNNPTIAGGNLFILGQTFQNTANRLADFATRQQKSRIMAVYSDNLAGQLGRTAIEQAVRDNGATLAGSVGYEFSQEGVIDAIPKIKTAAETNAADAIFLTANSAGALPLFTQMLPENGLGPDRVQYIGLSRWDTPPQTLDLPGVQGGWFALPDPARASQFTQRFSAAYGNVPHPIASLSYDGIAAVGALVKSGNREALGRAALTQSAGFQGVSGVFRFRPDGSNERGLAVATIRDRRVTILSPAPQSFGGAGF